The following is a genomic window from Thunnus maccoyii chromosome 13, fThuMac1.1, whole genome shotgun sequence.
TGATAATCAAGTAGAAGTAAATTTCACTAAGGCGTATAAGGAGTCATTTAATGCTAAAAAGGGATGTAAATGCATTCACATGAAtttatatttctctttattAAGTTAACCGCAGTTGCAGGTTTATATTTACAAATCAGTCTGTTAGAtgtaatatgaaaatgtttaacagaaaatacataaagtattttgataaataaCTGACCCATGCAACGTATTGCAGCTTAAAGTATAAAGTGCCATCTTGTGTTTCACAGCTTCTGGACAAGGTTGAAACTAGAACCCAACCTGTAAACTGGCCAACCAATTTTAGCCTTTTAAATAATACCAATATCAGCACATGTTAGCCGATATGTCAAGGGAAATTGTAGTAATTTGAAATGTCGAAgatatgtttggggtcatttaGAAACTGTGTCACCATTACATAGtctgtccaccagagagcacagagAAGTTTTGGGGACTTTAAGGAATcctcatcaaaaatgtttgtttatgttatgtgtttttgtaaaatgaatGCTGGCCAATACACCACTACTGcatttttaaactctcaaatattaATGTGAGTATCAAAATCAAATATCCAGTATTGATTGGGCTCTAGttgaaaacatataaatactggTTGAAAGAGAAATGTGAGGCAAATTTAATATGCTAACCAGTTGTGATTAAGCTGCATACAAATCATTTAATGCTTCTCATGTAAATTATCCCCTTTGGATTTCTATTGCTAGGTTTTGTCCAATTCTGTCCAATTTGTTTGAAAAGGCATATCCTTCAAGAGTGGACTTTGTAGACATTTCTTGTGTTGGCCATCGGATTAAGCAGTCAGAGAAAGGAGCTGTTCTCTGTAGATCTGTCCCATAGCACTCTACTTGTCCTACTGGGCCTGTTACATCGGCCTAGCAGCGAGTTGTTGACCTGCAGCGGTTGTGTGGGCTCACGCTGGGCGTCTGGTTGTCCTGAGAGACTGTGTTCATAGTTGTCAGACGTGTCCTTGTCTGAGTCTCTGCTTGTAGACCTGCAGCACCTCTGGCTGTTTCCTTGTGAGTTGTCCTTACAGTCTTTGTTCAAGCAGGAGTGGTCATGCTCAGTCCTCATGTCATGGTGGTCATGTGTGTGCTGCTCTTCGTCCAAATGACTGTCAGGTGTGCTATTTTGGTCTTTGCTCTGAGTAAGGAGATTAGGCTCTTTGTGGTTATTTCCATTGTCCAAAGATTGTGTGGGGACAGGGCTCTGTCTTTGTGGCTGTGAAGAATTGGTTTGTTCATTAGAGTTAATGGTCTTGTCCTGATTGTGAGGGTGGTGTTGGTGGTTGTGGTTCTGCCAGAAGGCTCTGCGGAGCTGCTCTAACTCAGAGAGCAGAGGCAGGCCGATGTCAAGGTGCATCAGCAAGTTCTCCAGCCACTCCTCCAGTTTTGAAAAGGAAGCACTGTAAGAGTTAGAAAAAAAGAGTAGCGATGAGAGGCTGTAAGTCCTACATGCAGCTCTACTGCAGTGGtgcaaaaacaatatatttactCGGCTATTCTGCACTGTAttacttcagtttgttttgcttaGTACACCATTGACTGTTTGGGCAGCACACAGCCCAAGAGTCCTGGATGAGAGTGTGGACTCTGCATAAACTAAccagaaaatgactttctgatTGTAGTGTGAAAGGTAACGAATGAATGCAATATTTTGTTTAGCAATTTCCTTAATTACAACATTTATCTACCACATCACTTTGTCATCATAGGGTAGAGTTGATGACACTGGAGTCACAATGGACTGACTTACCCCAAATTATACACACTACCCCTTTAATGAGGCGTGTATTATTAAGTAGTGGTTGGGTGGCCTGTGATTGTTCTGATAGAACTgaacaattaaaatgtattttgaaacatattaaaaatgaGGGACTTGGTTTCAGTCTAACTGAGCAATATTTACATGTAGctcatattttgatttatagAAATTTACAGATGTCTTGGATTTATGCAGTCATACCGTTTTTCAGAGTCCATGTCACAGCAGAGTGCAGCCAGCGGCAGGAAGGCCAAGGGGCACTGTGGAGGGTGGTACTGCTGCAGGAAACCAGCTACATTTAGCCCAAAGTCATTTGTCCGGGGGAGATAGTCGGGGTCGGCATTCACTCTACCTATGATCTGAAGAGATTGATGCATACAGCTTTAAAATTGATAAGATGTTTgattaatgacaaaaatatgaataatattgctagtttctttgacatttaacattttaactcGGTTTTGGATTGTTCAGTCAACAGCATAtcttgtgatttttaaaaaaatcaagtgCTTAATGTTTTTTAGGAACATTTTACTCTGTCTAGACATTCTTACCTCACATATCATGATACCAAAGGAAAAGATGTCCACCCGTTCGTCGTAGCTTTTCCCTGAGAGATGTACAGGAAAGATTCGTAAAGTACATCCTTACTGACCCGTCTTCAGCACTTTCAGTTCTATTTCTGATTAAACAATCCAGatcatgtgttgtgtgtgtcatATAAAATCTCCTATTAGGCCTAAGAGTAACAGCAGGTCTTTTACACAGTTTCCCCCCTTTTTGCATATTGCACTTATGGTATCGAGAGGCAAGTTGAGGTTAGGCAGTACTAGTACTCAGAAACTTAGCTTTAGAGTATTTATATCTGTGTCAAACCAGCGTGGTGTAaagcacttgagtaaatattTCTTAGCATATTGTCATTAATTTAAAAGcatttgattaaaaaagaaaagtttaaatCTAGTATGAATCTCCGTTGGTAGACTTCCTTTCTaaaaaaggcttaaaatactttttctctcctctaataCAAATGTTCTCAAAAGGATTAGTTACAATTTACTATAATTCTTCTCCTCCACCgtagacaggaaacaaacaatTGTCACATATGGGCCACCAGACCTCCCCCTGCCCTCCCCCTCGCTATAACTAATAGCCTGCAACCTTGTGCACTCACCACGGATCATCTCAGGGGCCATCCAGTAGGGGTTTCCCACCACAGTGTACCGCTTCCTCCGGTCAGGCCTGCGGAGCTCTGACAGTGGGCCCTTTGCAGGCCGCTCTAGAGAGGATGTTCTGCTCTGattcctctcctccatcaccaACCTGGCAAGCCCAAAATCTGCCACCACCACAGACTGGTCctaaacaaagagagagagagacaaagaaatgttaaaaacgTCAAATAAGGAGTTATGCTGCTCTGCATCTTTAGTAGTACTTGATATTAGAACAGACACACCATGAGGTTTTATATTGGTTAGGTtcgtctgtttctttttttttctcaaaatacaGATCATACAGGTCCCGTAAACCTAATGGCTTATTGAAATCAATTATGTATTCAATGAGGTAAAGCTAATTACGTTAAAATTATGCTGTTAGAATAGTggatatgattttttttcttttcgtgAAGATAACTAGCTGAATGTTTTCTACATTGATCTTTGCTAGTTAAACGAAAAGATTAGATTTGTTTAGAGATTTGATTTATCAACTTGGAATTGGATCTAAAATAGATCTGGCTATCAGAACCTAAACctggttttgtttgttcataGTAATTCCACAAATATCTCAAATTAAATGTAGTAACAACATATCAATGAACACTGCAATAAATACATACCACTGTCTAAACTGAGATATGTAAAAAGTGAAATTGTCCATTTTTGATGTGCTGTGAAgagatctgatgttttctgatgtttgtgtgtgtgaacaactTTCTTACCTCTTTGACCAGGCAGTTGTATGAGTTTAAATCTCTGTGGATAACATTCATGGAGTGTAGATATGCCTTAGAACGAGAGATTTTATGTACATTAGGGAAAGGTGGGACCAGATTAAGGAATGATTTTAGATGTCATCTTTTACTTTTATAATATTGACCGGGAAGACTCACCATTCCAGCCGCAATGTCTTTGGCATAACTCACTCTTATGCGCCAGGAGAAATCTTTGTCCTACAACAACAAGATTGTAACCAACATATTGTGTCTCTGTACTGCAacagtactagtagtagtactaAAAACCTATCTTACCATTTTCATGATGGTTTCTCTGAGAGTTCCTCCCTGGATGTATTCAGACACGAAGTTTATTCGTTTGTCTTTATAAAACAGCCCAATGAACTTGAGAACATTGGGATGATCCAGACCGCGCATCACCTTCACCTGTACAAATTAAgtgaaaatacacttaataatACAACTTAAAGTGGGCTTCAATAGTGAAGTACATCCATCttctttaaaggggaactccatcGATTTTACACCAGTGGGGTTGGTAAATATGAGTGTGTTGTGTGAAGCTGACTTCCCATACTTTCTGGTTATCAGAGATGTAAGTTTCTTCAATCATGTGGCCTTTTGTGCTCTGATGGCTTACCTCCTTTAAGAAAGTCTTCTGTGTCTCTTCATCAAAATTTATCAACTCTTTCATCACCATCACCTCCCCTGTCTCCTGATGTGTGACCTTGACAGCAACAGGATGATCACAGCGCCGGTTAAAATCAACCTTACATATATTGACAACTAAAGCCGGGttcagactacaggagttttaTCCCTGATTCACCTCTCCTGACAATTAGAGGAGAAATCTGGTCTGGGACCTTAGTTGGCACCGATGTTCGGCCCAGATTATGGTGTAATGTAAGGGGTTTACAGATCCAATGTTAAACCTCCAGAACTGCCCcaataatttcaaacatgttttatatttaggATTTAAAATCTGGATGAGTCAATACTTTATGAGCGCGAACACAGTAGCCAATGAGAGAGATAGGTCTACAAGGAGATGGAAGTGAATGAGGACTTGAAATGGCGACtgtgaagaaacaacaacaagctgttGTACAGGTCTGCTTCCCCATGGGATCATGTGAGATCACATGAAGTGGTGCATTACTCCCTCTGTCACGATGTGATGCgccattattttcaaatcttgtaGTATGTGCATATTTGAGATTAGAGAGAAGAACATCTGTGAACATCTGTGTGCGTGATGCAACCTGATTTCAAAATCGGTTAGGATTGTAAAgactcctgtagtctgagcccgGCTTAAGTGTACTCTCATTTGAAATGCTTTGAGAATGTTGCCCATTATAATGAAAGAGACAAAATGATGGAAACAAGTAACTGTGGTACCTTGACAGCTTGTCCAAAGCAGCCCCTGCCAAGCACTTCTCCATGGATGAGGTCTGAAGGTCTGAAGATGCGGTGGGTCCGCTCTCCAGGGTCCACACGCAGAGACTCTGAGCGAACCATCTCTCTCCTTTGAGATAAAAGTGACAGTGCTCCAGGGGACAAGGGACACTTATCTATACTGCAGCTGCgcctgaaagagaaaagaaagacttagacagagagaaacagggcAGTAATAAATCAAAGTAAGCTAAGAGTCAGCACTTACATGATGTGTCTGGATCGCATTCCCATGGTTCCTTGGTGCTGAGGTGGTGAGAGACTCATCCTGATTGGTTCATCTGCCTCCTCTCCCTGACTTGGCTCCTCCTCCAGACTTGGGAGTTTGGGTATTGAAGCGAGTTTGTCACGGACACAGGGGTCAGGACAGCTGATGTTGTCCTGGACACTGGCTGAGTGAGGATGGTCGTTGGAAGAATGCGGGATGTGTTCAATTGTCAGCTGCAGTGGTCTGCTTGTGTCTTCGATCACATGTATTATCTGGAAGAAAGGATATAGTATTGACCTTTGACTATCTTCATTCTTCTGTCTTACTTGTTCAGTAATGTTTTTGTGAATGTTACCACTTCTCATTTAGTTATGATATTGTTGCTGAATCTGCGGGTGGTTTGAGGCCTACCTCATCCGGGGAAATGTTGCGGACAGGGATGCCGTTGACCTCCAGTACGTGGTCACCAATGTGGATAGAGGACAGAAGGTCAGGGCTGAGGGCCGCTGAGTCTAACCTGAAGGAGAGTTACAATGAGTGAATAGGTGGTGGAAAGGTGGGGTAAGGCAGAAAAAGGAGGAAGGTTAAATTGTTTTTGGGTACAGTTGAAGTTCAGCAAATATGTAAATGCAAGATTTACACGTTGTTGAACTCACCCTATCACGGTGACAAGAGAGCCTTTCTCTTGGCTGAGGTCAGTGGCTACAGTCAGACCTCGTCGGTCGCCAGCTCGGGGAGGGAGAGACACCAGCGCCACCATGTGGGGACACTTGGTGAGCGGAGTAGTTGACCTCACATCTGATACTACACCCGGACAGAAACAGTGACCACTGCAGGACAAACAAAATCCAGAGACAGAAGAATAGGACACAGAACACACGCACATCAGAATCAAAATATGTATAGAACAACAATAACTTTTCTATTTTCTCGGTTTTCTCAGCTTCTGTTTCTTATCATCCCATTTGTAGTTctatgtgtgtggatgtgtttcATTTCTTCCTTCCCTGTCAGCTTTAAACTTACCAGTACAGTTCAGAGCGTTCGATGAGTGTGTAGGTGTCTCCATCTCCAATGACCATTTCACATTTCGTACAAGTGAAGCATTCAGGGTGGTACTTCTGCTCTCCAGCAACCTGTTTATACAGGGAGACAGTGTGATATAACACAATGCAGAGGCTACAGgaataatattgtttttttacaagATGACATTTGGTGGGGTTTGCCTTGAAAGGCCAAAAGCAgatgtgaattaaaaaagttCTTTCAGCACATCCTGCACCAAGATCCTGTAGTGTCAGGATGTTTTCAGAGGATATCCTCTGGTCTGAgaactgaaaggaaaaaaagcatttactTTCATATCACGGGGAAACCAAGAGACAGGAAGGCTTTGAATGTTGGAATAGTTGGTGAAACAGTTTCAGATTCAGTATTTCTTGTTGCAATGTTTAATCCTGTAGAGATTATGGCTACACTTCTGTCtgtgaatataatataatgtacatatttgatatttgtaTGGCAAGTTGTCAGTTTTAACAGATGGTGGCTTGGAGTGACTGCTGAAATTATTCAATAAGCTATTTTTAAACTAACCCACAAACTGAATCAGTTTATTACTGGCAGAGTTCAAAGTGTTTTGGAGCAAGtcagcagaaaaacagaaaggatGATTATACACTGAGGTCAAGACCGGTTGTTGGGTCTTTAACTTTGGTGTTGTGACTGATTATAATGAATATTAGTCAACATTACAAAATAAGACCAAAGGAGGAAAAACTGGTCAGGAAATGAGACTTTTCCTCTTATGTAGTCTAGAAGTGCATGTACGATGAAGTTTGTAGCCTGCACAGATAAATAGTGAGGAACAGTTTTCCTGTTCTGTTAAGTTACAGTATTTCCTAAATGTAGCAAAGGGATAGTGTAGCAGAAATGACACACAATGAATCTGTTTCGTTGCTAGTCCTAATTTTAGGTATAAACCAAGATTAGagtatttgttttcttattttcgATGATTATTACCATTATGAGTCCATTTGCGATGGTGTCTTTGCAGCCGTGGCAGTGCTCTCCATAACGGGCCCAGTAGTGCTTCTTACAGTAGAGCTGTTCCTCTTTTTCATAGTACCAATGAGACAAGATACAGCTACATTCACAGCACCTAAAGACAAGAGGGaagcagtggagagagagagagagttggatGTTGAAACAATGAGATGGCTgaagaaacaagagaaaatgtAGATTCAGCTGTGCGACAGTAGATACTTCAGAGGTGTGTTTGAGAAAAGTAACATGACCCTAATCAGTGATGGAACACATGAGACTTAGGTGGAAAGTTGACCTGTTCGATCGTCACACACAGGATCAGGTAGAACACTTCCAGGTCAATTGGACCataaattattgttttcagGTTAGCCTATGTTTAAACACACAGTGTACCATGTCAGTGATACccaactcctctcctctcttgatCTGTTGACCCTGCTTGTGTCGAATGATGACAATTCGATGCTTTCATTAGTCACAAAATTGAGGCCGAGACATCAAGCTGCTGGTGTTATCTCCAGCACACGTCTGGAGGAAACATTGTTATTGTCAAAGCTGATAGGATGTTGAAATGACTCATTAGATCCTAAATTGCTGATGTCACTGTGACAGAGAGCACATTTTCTTCAATGTCCATGCTCCACTCAGTCTTTGTCTGCCAGGGGCCAAATTAATATTTCTTGTTACAAAAAGACTATTCATGAGGGGTCACTGGTCAGTCATATGTCTCTCTGAAAACCCTGTAACTTCATGTTATTTTGCCTAGGGCACACCCACTCAAAGATTGCAAAAGAGATGTAAAAGTGCAAACATTACGACAGTtaccacttaaaaaaaaacaaaaaacccttgTTCCTTAAATGCAGTGCAGCATGTTCACTTTCAGTCCTGCAAACAGAAACTTTCAGTGGCATCCATGCTTAAACTGGATGTAGAATAATACCTATGTACAGAAAAACTTGCTTCCTTATCTCTCCAACACTACAACCAGAGTGGGAGGTCACTTCCTGGACAGAGTACTCCATGTTTCCTCTCCAAGCCTGAACAGTAAATGCCATGCTGTTCTTACAATAGGGAATGAAAAGAC
Proteins encoded in this region:
- the LOC121909794 gene encoding LIM domain kinase 1-like; amino-acid sequence: MSRRDQRYRRGMKGRCCECSCILSHWYYEKEEQLYCKKHYWARYGEHCHGCKDTIANGLIMVAGEQKYHPECFTCTKCEMVIGDGDTYTLIERSELYCGHCFCPGVVSDVRSTTPLTKCPHMVALVSLPPRAGDRRGLTVATDLSQEKGSLVTVIGLDSAALSPDLLSSIHIGDHVLEVNGIPVRNISPDEIIHVIEDTSRPLQLTIEHIPHSSNDHPHSASVQDNISCPDPCVRDKLASIPKLPSLEEEPSQGEEADEPIRMSLSPPQHQGTMGMRSRHIMRSCSIDKCPLSPGALSLLSQRREMVRSESLRVDPGERTHRIFRPSDLIHGEVLGRGCFGQAVKVTHQETGEVMVMKELINFDEETQKTFLKEVKVMRGLDHPNVLKFIGLFYKDKRINFVSEYIQGGTLRETIMKMDKDFSWRIRVSYAKDIAAGMAYLHSMNVIHRDLNSYNCLVKEDQSVVVADFGLARLVMEERNQSRTSSLERPAKGPLSELRRPDRRKRYTVVGNPYWMAPEMIRGKSYDERVDIFSFGIMICEIIGRVNADPDYLPRTNDFGLNVAGFLQQYHPPQCPLAFLPLAALCCDMDSEKRASFSKLEEWLENLLMHLDIGLPLLSELEQLRRAFWQNHNHQHHPHNQDKTINSNEQTNSSQPQRQSPVPTQSLDNGNNHKEPNLLTQSKDQNSTPDSHLDEEQHTHDHHDMRTEHDHSCLNKDCKDNSQGNSQRCCRSTSRDSDKDTSDNYEHSLSGQPDAQREPTQPLQVNNSLLGRCNRPSRTSRVLWDRSTENSSFL